Proteins encoded together in one Hymenobacter monticola window:
- a CDS encoding cation diffusion facilitator family transporter: MSSPNSSKFAIYGAIGANVAIAASKFVAAYFTGSSAMLSEGIHSLVDSGNGILILYGVKQAEKPADKRHPFGRSKELYFWALIVAILVFSVGGGMSFYEGIEHLKHPAPITDPTWNYWVLGLSLLFEGISCFLAFKAFNADRGDTGFWETLRRSKDPSVFAILLEDLAALLGLVIALAGVYFGHLLNNPYLDGAASIAIGVLLVGVALFLIYKTKRLLVGTGVDDETVDAIEALVRAQPHVEQVGPPLTSYLGPADVILALDVEFKDNLTAEEIEHAIDKLQDDIRAKYPEMKRIFVEAKSLSSRVVAR; encoded by the coding sequence ATGAGTTCACCAAACAGTTCGAAATTTGCCATCTATGGCGCCATCGGGGCCAACGTGGCCATTGCCGCCAGCAAGTTTGTGGCAGCGTATTTCACGGGCTCCTCGGCCATGCTCTCCGAGGGCATTCACTCGCTGGTGGATAGCGGCAACGGCATTCTTATTCTTTATGGGGTAAAGCAAGCCGAGAAGCCCGCCGACAAGCGCCATCCCTTTGGTCGCAGCAAGGAGCTGTATTTCTGGGCTTTGATTGTGGCCATTCTGGTTTTTTCGGTGGGCGGCGGCATGTCGTTCTATGAAGGCATTGAGCACCTCAAGCACCCCGCTCCCATCACCGACCCCACCTGGAACTACTGGGTGCTGGGCCTCTCGCTGCTGTTTGAGGGCATTTCCTGTTTCCTGGCGTTCAAGGCCTTTAATGCCGACCGGGGTGACACGGGCTTCTGGGAAACCCTGCGCCGCAGCAAGGACCCGTCGGTGTTTGCCATTCTGCTCGAAGACCTGGCGGCGCTGCTGGGCCTGGTCATCGCGCTGGCGGGCGTGTACTTCGGCCATTTGCTGAACAACCCCTACCTCGACGGCGCGGCTTCCATTGCCATCGGCGTGTTGCTGGTGGGCGTGGCGCTGTTTCTCATCTACAAAACCAAGCGCCTGCTGGTGGGCACCGGCGTAGACGACGAAACCGTGGACGCCATCGAAGCCCTCGTGCGGGCCCAGCCCCATGTGGAGCAAGTGGGCCCGCCCCTCACCTCCTACCTCGGCCCGGCCGACGTCATTCTGGCCCTGGATGTGGAGTTTAAGGACAACCTCACGGCCGAGGAGATTGAGCACGCCATCGACAAGCTACAGGACGACATCCGGGCAAAATATCCCGAGATGAAACGCATTTTCGTAGAAGCTAAGTCGCTGTCGAGCCGGGTAGTAGCACGCTAA
- a CDS encoding cation diffusion facilitator family transporter, with product MANANASKLSLYGGIAANVAIAISKFVAAYFTGSSAMLSEGIHSLVDTGNSGLLLYGTAQSQRPADAEHPFGHSKELYFWGLIVAVLIFAIGGGMSFYEGIKHIQHPEPIEDATWNYVVLGLSFLFEGLAFFLSVKALLATADRNVGFVQMLKTSRDPAVFASVMENLAALLGLAIAGLGVFLGHLLNNPYFDGGASIAIGLLLMLVAVFLVGRTKGLLVGTGVDANTLANLERIARAAPQVREIRSPLTMYLGPNDVIMALDVDFADNMSSTQVATAVEELQDAIRKEHPEVQRIFIEAKNLVQAAGK from the coding sequence ATGGCCAACGCTAACGCATCCAAACTCTCCCTCTACGGCGGCATCGCCGCCAACGTCGCCATTGCCATCAGCAAGTTTGTGGCTGCTTATTTCACCGGCTCATCGGCCATGCTCTCCGAGGGCATCCACTCGCTGGTGGATACCGGCAACAGCGGCCTGCTGCTCTACGGCACCGCCCAGAGCCAGCGGCCGGCCGATGCCGAACACCCGTTTGGCCACAGCAAGGAGCTGTATTTCTGGGGCCTGATTGTGGCGGTGCTCATCTTCGCCATCGGCGGTGGCATGTCGTTTTATGAAGGCATCAAGCACATTCAGCACCCCGAGCCCATCGAAGACGCCACTTGGAACTACGTGGTGCTGGGCTTGTCCTTTCTGTTTGAGGGCTTGGCGTTTTTTCTGTCGGTGAAGGCCCTGCTGGCGACAGCGGACCGCAACGTGGGCTTCGTGCAGATGCTGAAGACCAGCCGCGACCCGGCCGTGTTTGCCTCCGTGATGGAAAACCTGGCCGCGCTGCTCGGTCTGGCCATTGCCGGACTGGGCGTGTTTCTGGGCCATTTGCTGAACAATCCTTACTTCGACGGCGGCGCTTCCATTGCCATTGGCTTACTGCTGATGCTGGTGGCCGTGTTTCTGGTGGGGCGCACCAAGGGCTTGCTGGTGGGCACCGGCGTGGATGCCAATACCCTAGCCAACCTGGAGCGCATTGCCCGTGCCGCCCCGCAGGTGCGCGAAATCCGCTCGCCCCTCACCATGTACCTCGGCCCCAACGACGTCATCATGGCCCTCGACGTGGATTTTGCCGACAACATGAGCTCGACCCAGGTGGCCACCGCCGTGGAGGAACTGCAGGACGCCATCCGCAAGGAGCACCCCGAGGTGCAGCGCATTTTCATCGAGGCCAAGAACCTAGTGCAGGCCGCCGGGAAGTAG
- a CDS encoding amine oxidase: MAILTPEPNPFQSFWWGGYECTDQLNAFGNRVDFLPLTGHLQLIDEDYAAQKPFNIGTVREGIRWAMIEKTPYHYDFSTVKTILDAGKRHGVQQIWDLCHFGYPDDLTPLHPMFARRFAALCRAFVDFYRSERPDDVLIVTPINEVSFISWLGGEANGTSPYCHGQGWRVKYGLMRAYIEGSYALREADPSIRLLTTEPLISIVPPPNPWPQHRREARDSHNNQFQATDILCGRLCPELGGSPELLDIVGFNYYYDNQWQLHPYQKLGWNDVQMDPRWVPLHKLLRKAYQRYGRPFAITETSHPGVDRPIWWKMIAEECAHVLRKGLPLQGVCIYPLIDRPDWDHLDQWHRSGLWDADLSQPGPARVLHQPSAEALLRAQAEVAAAKPPRRRQSATSMQASLSLAAPIFKP; the protein is encoded by the coding sequence ATGGCCATTCTTACCCCCGAGCCCAACCCGTTTCAGTCCTTTTGGTGGGGCGGCTACGAGTGCACCGACCAACTCAACGCCTTTGGCAACCGCGTCGATTTCCTGCCCCTCACCGGCCATTTGCAGTTGATTGACGAAGATTATGCGGCCCAGAAGCCGTTCAACATCGGCACCGTGCGCGAGGGCATTCGCTGGGCCATGATTGAGAAAACGCCCTACCACTACGATTTCAGCACCGTGAAAACCATACTGGACGCGGGCAAGCGCCACGGCGTGCAGCAAATCTGGGACCTGTGCCACTTCGGCTACCCCGACGACCTCACGCCGCTGCACCCCATGTTTGCCCGGCGCTTTGCCGCGCTCTGCCGCGCGTTTGTGGATTTCTACCGCTCCGAGCGGCCCGACGACGTTCTCATCGTCACGCCCATCAACGAGGTCAGCTTCATCAGCTGGCTGGGCGGCGAGGCCAACGGTACCTCGCCCTACTGCCACGGCCAGGGCTGGCGCGTGAAGTACGGCCTGATGCGCGCCTACATCGAGGGCAGCTACGCCCTGCGCGAGGCCGACCCCAGCATTCGCCTGCTCACCACCGAGCCGCTCATCAGCATTGTGCCGCCGCCCAACCCCTGGCCCCAGCACCGCCGCGAGGCCCGCGACTCGCACAACAACCAGTTTCAGGCCACCGACATCCTCTGCGGCCGCCTGTGCCCCGAGCTGGGCGGCTCGCCCGAGCTGCTCGACATCGTGGGTTTTAACTACTATTACGACAACCAGTGGCAGCTGCACCCCTACCAGAAGCTGGGCTGGAACGACGTGCAGATGGACCCGCGCTGGGTGCCGCTGCACAAGCTGCTGCGCAAGGCCTACCAGCGCTACGGCCGCCCCTTTGCCATCACCGAAACCAGCCACCCCGGCGTGGACCGGCCCATTTGGTGGAAAATGATAGCCGAAGAGTGCGCCCACGTGCTGCGCAAGGGCCTGCCGCTGCAAGGCGTGTGCATCTACCCGCTCATCGACCGGCCCGACTGGGACCACCTCGACCAGTGGCACCGCTCCGGCCTCTGGGACGCCGACCTTTCGCAGCCCGGCCCGGCCCGCGTGCTGCACCAGCCCAGCGCTGAGGCCCTGCTCCGCGCCCAGGCCGAAGTAGCCGCCGCCAAGCCGCCCCGCCGCCGGCAAAGCGCTACCAGTATGCAAGCCAGCTTGTCGCTGGCCGCGCCTATTTTCAAGCCGTGA
- a CDS encoding methylated-DNA--[protein]-cysteine S-methyltransferase, producing the protein MNPVTAYLNTPLGLLALTGSEAGLSAVTFLNDATETATAAAAVPECLREAHRQLQAYFGRELREFSLTYAPAFGTDFQRQVWQAMLGITYGRTASYLDVAKLLNNPKSVRAVGAANGQNPLAIVCPCHRIIGADGSLTGYAGGMHRKKWLLEFEQPTRQGGLF; encoded by the coding sequence GTGAACCCAGTCACGGCCTACCTCAATACTCCCCTCGGCCTGCTGGCCCTCACCGGCTCCGAAGCGGGGCTGAGCGCCGTCACGTTTCTCAACGACGCCACCGAAACAGCTACTGCAGCGGCGGCCGTGCCGGAGTGCCTGCGCGAGGCGCACCGCCAGCTACAGGCCTATTTCGGGCGGGAGCTGCGGGAGTTCAGCCTGACGTATGCACCAGCTTTCGGCACCGATTTTCAGCGACAGGTGTGGCAGGCGATGCTGGGCATCACCTACGGCCGCACAGCCTCTTACCTGGATGTGGCCAAGCTGCTGAACAATCCCAAGTCGGTGCGGGCCGTGGGCGCGGCCAATGGGCAGAACCCGCTCGCCATTGTGTGCCCCTGCCACCGCATCATCGGGGCCGATGGCAGCCTGACGGGCTACGCCGGCGGCATGCACCGCAAAAAGTGGCTGCTGGAATTTGAGCAGCCCACGCGGCAGGGCGGGCTGTTTTAA
- a CDS encoding alpha/beta hydrolase, which translates to MRRFLLLGPVAVLLAAVVVILATEFAMARPSHRTKNVAYVAISAPDFDKERHVLDVYSPKKPASAAAGYPVVLFIHGGSWTSGNKNIYTFIGRRLAKQGVVAVIINYRLAPPVHVPEQAADCARALAWTVANISRYGGDPARVFVMGHSAGGGLAALLATDDALLARNGLPQNPVRGAIMDDPAGLDMYSYLKEMRYEGDAQYKVPFCNDPAVWKEMSAIYKIRPGIPPFLFYLGGETYPSISGSSGRFRDRLNAIGQPASYNIIPGRHHIPMVLQLYWQHNVIYQGLLKFVGA; encoded by the coding sequence ATGCGTCGATTTCTGTTGTTGGGCCCCGTGGCCGTGTTGTTGGCTGCCGTGGTGGTCATTTTGGCCACTGAGTTTGCCATGGCCCGGCCCAGCCACCGCACCAAAAACGTGGCGTACGTGGCCATTTCTGCGCCCGATTTCGATAAGGAGCGGCACGTGCTGGATGTGTATTCACCTAAAAAACCGGCATCCGCGGCGGCCGGCTACCCGGTGGTGTTGTTCATTCACGGCGGCAGCTGGACAAGCGGCAACAAGAACATCTATACCTTCATCGGCCGGCGCCTGGCCAAGCAGGGCGTAGTGGCCGTCATCATTAACTACCGCTTGGCGCCGCCCGTGCACGTGCCCGAGCAAGCCGCCGACTGTGCCCGTGCCCTGGCCTGGACCGTCGCCAACATCTCCCGGTACGGCGGCGACCCGGCTCGCGTGTTCGTGATGGGCCACTCGGCCGGCGGCGGACTGGCGGCCCTGCTGGCCACCGACGACGCCTTGCTGGCAAGAAACGGCCTCCCGCAAAACCCCGTGCGCGGCGCCATCATGGACGACCCGGCCGGGCTGGACATGTACAGCTACCTCAAGGAAATGCGCTACGAGGGCGACGCGCAGTACAAAGTGCCCTTCTGCAACGACCCCGCGGTGTGGAAGGAAATGTCGGCCATCTACAAAATCCGGCCAGGAATTCCGCCCTTCCTGTTCTACCTGGGCGGCGAAACGTACCCGAGCATCAGCGGCAGCTCAGGCCGATTTCGCGACCGACTGAATGCCATCGGGCAGCCCGCGTCTTATAACATCATTCCCGGCCGGCACCACATTCCCATGGTGCTGCAGCTGTATTGGCAGCACAATGTTATTTACCAGGGGCTGCTGAAGTTTGTGGGGGCGTAA
- a CDS encoding tetratricopeptide repeat protein — protein MFISASLKMISSALTAALLLGVLLATPAQAQRRGKTSAANPDGSLATTSTAPGRPARLQPMFGGLSPAQATQLIGEAQLKAIAASFGSTAEASAFFTSKGYEYLRENQPDTAVYRFNLAWLLDPKNAEAYRGLGVVASNASTPDAAIGLLTKGLALAPSSAVLMSDLGTSHLIRYNQTKKKKDLATGMELLQRATAADPANAVAWQELARGYFYQEKYTEAWNAVHKGQSISPTSLDFNLVSDLLAKQPDPQGTFK, from the coding sequence GTGTTTATCTCTGCTTCGCTCAAAATGATTTCCTCGGCGCTGACGGCGGCTTTGCTGCTGGGCGTGCTGCTGGCGACGCCGGCCCAGGCCCAGCGCCGGGGCAAAACCTCGGCCGCCAACCCCGACGGCAGCCTCGCCACCACCTCCACCGCGCCCGGCCGCCCAGCGCGCCTGCAGCCCATGTTTGGCGGTCTCAGCCCCGCCCAGGCCACCCAGCTTATTGGCGAGGCGCAGCTCAAGGCCATTGCCGCCAGCTTTGGCTCCACGGCTGAGGCCAGCGCGTTTTTCACCAGCAAAGGCTACGAATACCTGCGCGAAAACCAGCCCGACACGGCCGTGTACCGCTTCAACCTGGCCTGGCTGCTCGACCCCAAAAACGCCGAGGCCTACCGGGGCCTGGGCGTGGTGGCTAGCAACGCCTCCACGCCCGACGCCGCCATTGGCCTGCTAACCAAGGGCTTGGCGCTTGCCCCCAGCAGCGCGGTGCTGATGAGCGACCTGGGCACCAGCCACCTCATCCGCTACAACCAGACCAAGAAGAAAAAAGACCTCGCCACCGGCATGGAGCTGCTGCAGCGCGCCACCGCCGCCGACCCCGCCAACGCCGTGGCCTGGCAAGAGCTGGCCCGCGGCTACTTCTACCAGGAGAAATACACCGAGGCCTGGAACGCCGTGCACAAAGGCCAGTCCATCAGCCCCACCAGCCTCGATTTTAACCTCGTGTCGGACCTGCTGGCCAAGCAGCCCGACCCGCAGGGCACCTTCAAATAA